A window of Rhododendron vialii isolate Sample 1 chromosome 11a, ASM3025357v1 contains these coding sequences:
- the LOC131307538 gene encoding phosphatidylinositol 4-phosphate 5-kinase 2-like, with the protein MDGQKSQGKLTRTHSSLLRASPTIRSSIHSLSSMNEITEDQEPDIEEQKPHHKPSPAAPVRPGKKKTRFVPALAASSLSLYTLFLFLRQDEIPTSENLLVALVFVAVALFLAGKNKGLIHHCFVVIKQVCDECKKRHGFSSKTREHKPVKWFIGESDLVDEKHEPVVLEGVEFYSNGDFYEGEFHKGKCNGSGVYNYFVNGRYEGDWIDGKYDGCGIESWARGSRYRGQYRQGLRHGFGVYRFYTGDMYVGEWFRGQSHGVGAQTCSDGSCYVGEFKCGVKHGLGCYHFRNGDRYAGEYFGDKIHGFGIYHFANGHCYEGSWHEGRKQGYGMYTFRNGDTRCGEWDCGNLKTPLAPSTDEVLRVVQAARKTAENAIHIRRVDEQVNKAVVAANRAATAARVAAVKAVQNRMDGKFCDADL; encoded by the exons ATGGACGGCCAGAAGAGCCAGGGGAAGCTGACCCGGACCCACTCCTCCCTCCTCCGCGCCTCCCCCACCATCAGATCCTCAATCCACAGCCTTTCCTCCATGAACGAGATCACAGAGGATCAAGAACCGGACATAGAGGAGCAGAAGCCCCACCACAAGCCCAGCCCAGCGGCCCCGGTCCGTCCCGGAAAGAAGAAAACCCGGTTTGTCCCGGCCCTCGCcgcctcctccctctccctctacACCCTCTTCCTCTTTCTGCGACAAGACGAAATACCCACCTCGGAAAACCTCCTGGTAGCCCTGGTTTTCGTCGCAGTGGCCTTGTTCCTGGCCGGGAAGAACAAGGGTTTGATCCACCATTGCTTCGTGGTCATCAAGCAAGTGTGCGACGAGTGCAAGAAGAGACACGGGTTTTCGTCGAAAACCCGCGAGCACAAGCCCGTCAAGTGGTTTATCGGCGAGTCCGACCTGGTAGACGAGAAGCACGAGCCGGTCGTGCTGGAAGGGGTTGAGTTTTACAGCAACGGGGATTTCTACGAGGGTGAGTTTCACAAGGGGAAGTGTAACGGGAGCGGGGTGTACAATTATTTTGTGAACGGGAGGTATGAGGGGGACTGGATTGATGGCAAGTATGATGGGTGTGGGATAGAGAGTTGGGCGAGAGGGAGTAGGTACAGGGGGCAGTATAGGCAAGGGTTGAGGCATGGGTTTGGGGTTTACAGGTTTTATACGGGGGATATGTATGTGGGAGAGTGGTTTAGAGGGCAGAGTCACGGTGTTGGAGCTCAGACTTGCTCTGATGGGAGCTGTTATGTTGGGGAGTTCAAGTGTGGTGTCAAGCATGGCCTTGGTTGTTACCATTTTAG AAATGGAGACCGGTATGCTGGGGAATACTTTGGTGACAAAATCCACGGGTTTGGAATATACCACTTCGCTAATGGTCACTGTTATGAGGGATCGTGGCATGAAGGCCGTAAGCAAGGATATGGAATGTACACATTCCGAAATGGTGATACTAGGTGTGGTGAATGGGACTGTGGCAATCTCAAGACACCTCTAGCCCCATCGACAGATGAGGTCCTTCGAGTGGTTCAG GCTGCTAGAAAAACAGCTGAGAACGCAATCCACATCCGGCGAGTGGATGAACAAGTAAACAAGGCAGTGGTGGCTGCAAACAGAGCCGCCACTGCCGCCAGAGTTGCTGCTGTCAAAGCAGTTCAAAACAGGATGGACGGCAAATTTTGCGACGCTGACTTATAA